From Salvia splendens isolate huo1 chromosome 16, SspV2, whole genome shotgun sequence, a single genomic window includes:
- the LOC121770644 gene encoding pentatricopeptide repeat-containing protein At3g14580, mitochondrial-like, whose protein sequence is MSPSHLLRRPISQSPLFPPILHLSLSFHQFVPSKTRPIPPLDSGGCPDLLRHKDWLSPPQVIRIFQNLKDPNFALPLLAQLSTRRDYNPNESLYATVIHKLALAKNFDAIESLMQRIKIERKCRLSDAFFRDLIKLYGHSAGRINAAVETLFAMPDYKCWPSVATFNTVLNLLATTKQFEVVHEVYTGAAKLGVEIDACCLNIIVKGLCSNGDIEAALQVLDEFPQQKCVPTVRTFSTIMHALCGRGRVGEAFGMLERMEAEGVEADAVVFNVLIAGLRRQGRAGEGVGLMERMMRRGCDPNPGTYQEVLYCLLDGKRFGEAKRMMETMAEKGMSPSFESYKMVIEGFCGEEEGGGDVEWGLREMVGHGFVPKMGMWKKMLHSVLRKNVVDSDYVFFQIILN, encoded by the coding sequence ATGTCGCCGTCGCATCTCCTCCGGCGGCCGATCTCCCAATCTCCCCTCTTTCCCCCAattctccatctctctctctccttccaCCAATTCGTCCCCTCCAAAACCCGCCCAATTCCCCCTCTCGACAGCGGCGGTTGCCCCGACCTCCTCCGCCACAAAGACTGGCTCAGCCCGCCGCAGGTAATCCGAATCTTCCAAAACCTAAAAGACCCCAATTTCGCCCTCCCTCTCCTCGCCCAGCTCTCCACCCGCCGCGACTACAACCCCAACGAATCCCTCTACGCCACCGTCATCCACAAGCTCGCCCTCGCGAAGAACTTCGACGCCATCGAATCCCTAATGCAGCGAATCAAAATCGAGCGCAAGTGCCGCCTCTCCGACGCCTTCTTCCGCGATCTGATCAAGCTCTACGGCCACTCTGCCGGCCGGATCAACGCCGCCGTCGAAACCCTCTTCGCCATGCCGGATTACAAATGCTGGCCGAGCGTCGCCACGTTCAACACCGTCCTCAATCTGCTAGCCACCACGAAGCAATTCGAGGTGGTGCACGAGGTCTACACGGGGGCGGCGAAGCTGGGAGTGGAGATCGACGCCTGCTGTCTGAACATAATCGTGAAAGGACTGTGCAGCAACGGAGACATCGAAGCTGCACTCCAAGTGCTCGACGAATTTCCCCAACAGAAATGCGTCCCCACGGTGCGGACGTTTTCGACCATAATGCACGCGCTGTGCGGGCGGGGGCGCGTGGGGGAGGCGTTCGGGATGCTGGAGAGGATGGAGGCGGAGGGGGTGGAGGCGGACGCGGTGGTGTTCAACGTGCTGATCGCGGGGCTGAGGAGGCAGGGGAGGGCGGGGGAAGGGGTGGGGCTGATGGAGAGGATGATGAGGAGAGGGTGTGATCCGAATCCGGGGACGTATCAGGAGGTGCTGTATTGCTTACTGGATGGGAAGAGGTTTGGCGAGGCGAAGAGGATGATGGAGACGATGGCGGAGAAAGGGATGAGCCCGAGCTTCGAGTCGTATAAGATGGTGATAGAAGGGTTTTGTGGGGAGGAGGAGGGTGGTGGAGATGTGGAGTGGGGTTTGAGGGAGATGGTGGGACATGGATTTGTGCCTAAGATGGGAATGTGGAAGAAAATGCTGCATTCTGTACTCAGAAAAAATGTTGTTGATTCTGATTATGTTTTCTTCCAAATTATCTTAAATTAA
- the LOC121772223 gene encoding pentatricopeptide repeat-containing protein At1g53600, mitochondrial-like: MLALKNPTYNHLVYLCKSLHNIRFPIRPYSQITKTNTNLVSCNSQITKYGRIGDIAAAESLFRRMPEKSVVTYTAMLSVYAINGEIATARKLFDEMPQRTVATWNAMITAYVKNMTRVDGVGEAFRLFLRMPERNAVSFSVMVMGLVNAGRFDHAEKLYNTTPVGWRDPFCSNVLMNGYLKIGRLDEAVGIFDRMSKKNVVSWSLMVDGFCKRGRVDEAREFFDLMEERKNEFTWCCMVDGYMKKGCFEDGFSLFLRMRREGEVGIEPTILTVVFESCGRIGRFREGWQVHGLLSRLGFEYDVFLGNSVIAMYSKFGFVNEARSLFDMMSEKDVVSWNSLLYGYVQAGMLEEANELFNKMDSKDPVPWTTLITGFSSRGMTGECSALFSKMPKPDDVAWTALISAFVNNQEHEEAFCRFSQMICDGIRPNPLTLSSLLSASANLASLNLGLQIQNFAIKLVMEHDLSIQNALVSMYSKCGSADDAYKIFKSITNPNIVSFNSMIMGFAHNGYGEEALGLFTQLVDVGHIPTEVTLLGVLCACTHAGLVEEGRRHFKSMRDLFKLDPGPDHYACMVDLLGRAGLLDEALNLIETMPVEPHAGVWGALLGASRAHMRVDLANLAAQTIIQLEPDNATPYVVLSDIYGIAGNRGDEEQMRLSKRLRGVKKSPGCSWITVKDKVRLFLSGDKSHVNFEEIKIILGTIIHDMKHVGLIDLDCQPH; encoded by the coding sequence ATGTTGGCTCTGAAGAATCCAACTTATAATCATCTAGTATATCTGTGTAAATCTCTCCACAACATTCGTTTCCCTATTCGACCATACTCCCAAATCACCAAAACTAACACTAATCTTGTCAGCTGCAACTCTCAAATAACAAAGTATGGCCGAATCGGAGACATTGCAGCGGCCGAGTCTTTGTTCCGCCGCATGCCGGAGAAAAGCGTTGTTACCTACACCGCCATGCTCTCTGTTTACGCAATCAACGGTGAAATCGCAACCGCCCGGAAATTGTTCGACGAAATGCCCCAACGAACTGTAGCGACATGGAATGCGATGATCACTGCTTACGTGAAAAATATGACTAGAGTGGATGGTGTGGGAGAAGCTTTTAGATTGTTCCTGAGGATGCCGGAGCGAAATGCGGTGTCTTTCTCGGTGATGGTGATGGGATTGGTTAATGCGGGTAGATTTGATCATGCCGAAAAGCTCTACAACACCACGCCGGTGGGGTGGAGGGATCCTTTCTGCTCGAACGTGCTGATGAATGGGTATTTGAAGATTGGGAGATTGGATGAGGCTGTTGGGATTTTTGACCGCATGAGTAAGAAAAACGTTGTTTCTTGGAGCTTAATGGTGGACGGTTTTTGCAAGAGAGGGAGAGTTGATGAGGCTAGGGAGTTTTTTGATTTAATGGAAGAGAGGAAGAATGAGTTCACTTGGTGTTGTATGGTTGATGGATACATGAAAAAGGGTTGCTTCGAGGATGGTTTTAGCTTGTTCTTGCGAATGAGAAGGGAAGGCGAGGTGGGAATCGAACCCACCATTCTCACTGTGGTTTTCGAATCATGTGGTAGAATTGGTAGGTTTAGAGAAGGATGGCAAGTACACGGCCTTTTGTCTCGTTTGGGATTCGAGTACGATGTGTTTTTGGGTAATTCAGTCATTGCAATGTACTCAAAGTTTGGCTTTGTCAATGAAGCAAGAAGTCTGTTTGATATGATGAGTGAAAAGGATGTAGTTTCTTGGAATTCCCTTCTGTATGGATATGTTCAAGCTGGAATGCTTGAAGAGGCGAACGAGCTTTTCAATAAGATGGATTCCAAAGATCCAGTCCCGTGGACCACCTTGATCACCGGCTTCTCCAGCCGAGGCATGACCGGAGAATGCAGTGCTTTGTTTAGTAAAATGCCTAAACCGGATGATGTTGCTTGGACAGCTCTTATTTCAGCATTTGTGAATAATCAAGAACACGAAGAAGCTTTTTGTCGTTTCAGTCAGATGATCTGTGATGGAATTAGGCCTAACCCTCTCACATTAAGTAGCTTGCTTAGTGCTTCTGCAAATTTGGCATCTCTAAACCTTGGCCTTCAAATACAGAATTTTGCTATTAAATTGGTTATGGAGCATGATTTATCCATCCAAAACGCTCTCGTATCGATGTATTCAAAATGTGGATCTGCAGATGATGCTTACAAGATATTCAAATCCATCACCAACCCCAACATTGTCTCATTCAATTCTATGATCATGGGATTTGCTCATAATGGATATGGAGAAGAAGCACTTGGTCTATTTACTCAATTGGTTGATGTAGGACATATTCCCACCGAGGTTACCCTTCTTGGCGTTCTCTGTGCCTGCACCCACGCGGGGCTTGTAGAAGAGGGACGGCGTCACTTCAAATCCATGAGAGATTTGTTTAAACTCGACCCTGGTCCTGATCATTATGCTTGTATGGTTGATTTGCTCGGCAGGGCTGGCCTTCTTGACGAAGCCCTGAATTTGATCGAGACAATGCCAGTCGAGCCTCATGCTGGAGTTTGGGGCGCTCTTCTTGGTGCAAGCCGGGCTCACATGCGTGTTGATCTTGCAAACCTTGCAGCTCAAACAATCATCCAACTCGAACCGGATAATGCTACTCCGTATGTGGTGTTGTCGGATATATATGGCATCGCAGGGAATAGGGGAGACGAAGAACAAATGAGACTGTCGAAAAGATTAAGAGGCGTGAAAAAGAGCCCCGGTTGCAGTTGGATTACAGTGAAGGACAAGGTCAGATTGTTCCTCTCAGGAGATAAATCTCATGTAAACTTTGAAGAGATCAAAATTATTTTAGGGACTATTATTCATGATATGAAACATGTAGGTTTAATTGACCTGGATTGTCAACCACATTGA
- the LOC121772222 gene encoding C2 domain-containing protein At1g53590-like isoform X2: protein MEEIVSQKILLPIFPWFLKKYKPWTVKDVELQHLYLGRSPPRFTEIRVLHQSNGDDHLVLELGMNFCTADDMSAILGVKLRKRLGFGMHTKLHMIGMHVEGKVLVGVKFRRGWPFISRLRVCFSAPPYFQMTVKPLFTHGLDVTELPGIAGWIDNLLALIFEQTLVEPNMLVVDVEKFASPKPENWFYVDAKEPVAFVTVAILEATEMIPSDLNGLADPYVKGQLGPYKFRTRTQKKTLSPKWHEEFKIPIFTWESANMLLIEVCDKDHIFDDMIGDCCASINEYRDGQRYDLWLPLKNIKTGRLRLAITVNNLTGKVTESSPDEEDVGGAKGKDDACGDKRRASFADDSSHRGSFSSTISDKSPKVADRFDPIDVEGQLETGIWIHYPGREVTQVWEPRKGKKSKHREISRQIQGEGGDSVGGRISGQNESSSTDESSDSNKSRSGNPVMRGLKKIGSVFRRRDSDKMSSPRESEHPSQDNFNIRASNLKKGGVKLIIDDSLVSPPSTTPKGDEKEVQHPSSKTPKGDGRELLEAILPESPSHRNGKDMAKSILKHAGRSARELKHSLSRKIRKPKGDMPVESDSADDESLSSSVDSAVTDAGLAISSSAVSPPTLASDDHSLKLKDDVQMENLPNGNYSETGDRAVPAGDMVL, encoded by the exons ATGGAAGAGATTGTTTCTCAGAAAATTCTTCTCCCTATTTTCCCGTGGTTCTTGAAAAAGTACAAGCCTTGGACAGTG AAAGATGTGGAGCTTCAGCATCTTTACTTGGGAAGATCCCCTCCAAGGTTTACTGAAATCAGGGTCCTTCATCAATCCAATGGCGATGACCACTTG GTTCTTGAACTGGGTATGAATTTCTGCACTGCGGATGATATGAGCGCTATACTTGGTGTGAAACTAAGGAAGAGATTGGGCTTTGGAATGCATACTAAACTGCATATGATAGGAATGCATGTTGAAGGAAAG GTATTGGTTGGGGTTAAGTTCCGGCGAGGATGGCCTTTTATTAGTCGCTTGCGTGTGTGCTTTTCTGCACCACCATATTTTCAGATGACTGTGAAGCCTCTATTCACTCATGGTCTTGATGTTACAGAACTTCCTGGGATAGCTGGCTGGATA GATAATCTTTTGGCTCTCATCTTTGAACAAACACTAGTGGAG CCTAATATGCTGGTGGTTGATGTTGAAAAATTCGCATCACCTAAACCAG AAAATTGGTTCTATGTTGACGCAAAGGAACCTGTAGCGTTTGTTACCGTGGCAATTCTTGAAGCCACTGAAATGATCCCATCGGACTTAAATG GATTGGCTGATCCATATGTTAAAGGACAGTTGGGACCTTATAAATTTCGAACTAGGACTCAGAAGAAAACTTTGTCACCAAAATGGCATGAGGAATTCAAGATTCCTATCTTCACATGGGAATCAGCTAACATGCTTCTTATTGAAGTTTGTGATAAGGACCACATATTTGATGACATGATAGG AGATTGTTGCGCAAGCATCAATGAATATCGGGATGGCCAGAGGTATGACTTGTGGTTACCCCTCAAGAATATAAAGACAGGAAGATTGCGTCTTGCTATAACCGTGAACAATTTAACAGGAAAG GTTACAGAGTCTTCACCCGATGAAGAAGATGTTGGTGGTGCTAAAGGGAAAGATGATGCCTGTGGTGACAAAAGGAGAGCCTCCTTCGCTGATGACTCATCTCACCGAGGATCGTTCTCATCTACAATATCAGACAAATCCCCAAAAGTCGCAGATAGGTTTGACCCAATTGACGTTGAAGGGCAGTTGGAGACTGGGATTTGGATCCACTATCCAGGCAGAGAGGTCACACAAGTCTGGGAGCCGAGGAAGGGGAAGAAGAGCAAACATCGTGAAATTAGCAGACAAATTCAAGGAGAGGGTGGTGATTCAGTCGGTGGAAGGATTTCTGGTCAGAACGAGAGCAGCAGCACTGACGAGAGCTCGGATTCTAACAAGTCGCGTTCAGGTAATCCAGTTATGAGGGGTTTAAAAAAGATCGGTTCAGTATTCAGACGGAGAGATTCTGACAAGATGAGCTCGCCTAGAGAATCCGAACACCCCTCCCAAGATAATTTCAACATCAGGGCATCTAACCTCAAGAAAGGGGGTGTCAAGTTGATAATAGACGACTCCCTCGTGTCCCCACCTTCCACGACTCCGAAAGGTGATGAGAAAGAGGTGCAGCATCCATCATCCAAAACTCCAAAAGGCGATGGTAGAGAGTTGCTTGAAGCAATCCTACCGGAGAGCCCCAGCCATAGGAACGGCAAGGACATGGCTAAGAGCATTTTAAAACACGCTGGAAGATCTGCTCGCGAGTTGAAGCACTCATTATctaggaaaataagaaagccGAAGGGCGATATGCCAGTAGAGTCGGATTCCGCAGATGATGAGTCACTTTCATCATCCGTAGATTCTGCAGTTACAGATGCTGGTTTGGCCATTTCAAGTTCAGCCGTTTCCCCTCCAACGCTGGCTTCAGATGACCACTCGTTGAAGTTGAAGGATGATGTTCAGATGGAAAACCTGCCCAATGGCAATTATTCCGAGACCGGTGATAGAGCAGTTCCGGCCGGCGACATGGTTTTGTAA
- the LOC121772222 gene encoding C2 domain-containing protein At1g53590-like isoform X1, whose protein sequence is MGSVLDSTLLHHVCIVLIVLWFLNSFNWCHPIAYVLSLIYLYLVHELYVMKLRKKMQFEEKRESDQRRLLTDSESLRWLNHAIEKIWSVCMEEIVSQKILLPIFPWFLKKYKPWTVKDVELQHLYLGRSPPRFTEIRVLHQSNGDDHLVLELGMNFCTADDMSAILGVKLRKRLGFGMHTKLHMIGMHVEGKVLVGVKFRRGWPFISRLRVCFSAPPYFQMTVKPLFTHGLDVTELPGIAGWIDNLLALIFEQTLVEPNMLVVDVEKFASPKPENWFYVDAKEPVAFVTVAILEATEMIPSDLNGLADPYVKGQLGPYKFRTRTQKKTLSPKWHEEFKIPIFTWESANMLLIEVCDKDHIFDDMIGDCCASINEYRDGQRYDLWLPLKNIKTGRLRLAITVNNLTGKVTESSPDEEDVGGAKGKDDACGDKRRASFADDSSHRGSFSSTISDKSPKVADRFDPIDVEGQLETGIWIHYPGREVTQVWEPRKGKKSKHREISRQIQGEGGDSVGGRISGQNESSSTDESSDSNKSRSGNPVMRGLKKIGSVFRRRDSDKMSSPRESEHPSQDNFNIRASNLKKGGVKLIIDDSLVSPPSTTPKGDEKEVQHPSSKTPKGDGRELLEAILPESPSHRNGKDMAKSILKHAGRSARELKHSLSRKIRKPKGDMPVESDSADDESLSSSVDSAVTDAGLAISSSAVSPPTLASDDHSLKLKDDVQMENLPNGNYSETGDRAVPAGDMVL, encoded by the exons aTGGGTAGTGTTCTCGACTCGACGCTGTTGCATCATGTGTGCATTGTGCTGATTGTGCTCTGGTTTCTGAATTCATTCAACTGGTGCCATCCAATTGCGTATGTCCTCTCTCTGATATACCTTTATTTG GTTCATGAATTATATGTGATGAAATTGAGAAAGAAAATGCAGTTTGAGGAGAAGAGAGAGTCCGATCAGAGACGG CTGCTTACAGATTCCGAGTCTCTTAGATGGTTGAATCATGCTATTGAGAAAATATGGTCCGTCTGCATGGAAGAGATTGTTTCTCAGAAAATTCTTCTCCCTATTTTCCCGTGGTTCTTGAAAAAGTACAAGCCTTGGACAGTG AAAGATGTGGAGCTTCAGCATCTTTACTTGGGAAGATCCCCTCCAAGGTTTACTGAAATCAGGGTCCTTCATCAATCCAATGGCGATGACCACTTG GTTCTTGAACTGGGTATGAATTTCTGCACTGCGGATGATATGAGCGCTATACTTGGTGTGAAACTAAGGAAGAGATTGGGCTTTGGAATGCATACTAAACTGCATATGATAGGAATGCATGTTGAAGGAAAG GTATTGGTTGGGGTTAAGTTCCGGCGAGGATGGCCTTTTATTAGTCGCTTGCGTGTGTGCTTTTCTGCACCACCATATTTTCAGATGACTGTGAAGCCTCTATTCACTCATGGTCTTGATGTTACAGAACTTCCTGGGATAGCTGGCTGGATA GATAATCTTTTGGCTCTCATCTTTGAACAAACACTAGTGGAG CCTAATATGCTGGTGGTTGATGTTGAAAAATTCGCATCACCTAAACCAG AAAATTGGTTCTATGTTGACGCAAAGGAACCTGTAGCGTTTGTTACCGTGGCAATTCTTGAAGCCACTGAAATGATCCCATCGGACTTAAATG GATTGGCTGATCCATATGTTAAAGGACAGTTGGGACCTTATAAATTTCGAACTAGGACTCAGAAGAAAACTTTGTCACCAAAATGGCATGAGGAATTCAAGATTCCTATCTTCACATGGGAATCAGCTAACATGCTTCTTATTGAAGTTTGTGATAAGGACCACATATTTGATGACATGATAGG AGATTGTTGCGCAAGCATCAATGAATATCGGGATGGCCAGAGGTATGACTTGTGGTTACCCCTCAAGAATATAAAGACAGGAAGATTGCGTCTTGCTATAACCGTGAACAATTTAACAGGAAAG GTTACAGAGTCTTCACCCGATGAAGAAGATGTTGGTGGTGCTAAAGGGAAAGATGATGCCTGTGGTGACAAAAGGAGAGCCTCCTTCGCTGATGACTCATCTCACCGAGGATCGTTCTCATCTACAATATCAGACAAATCCCCAAAAGTCGCAGATAGGTTTGACCCAATTGACGTTGAAGGGCAGTTGGAGACTGGGATTTGGATCCACTATCCAGGCAGAGAGGTCACACAAGTCTGGGAGCCGAGGAAGGGGAAGAAGAGCAAACATCGTGAAATTAGCAGACAAATTCAAGGAGAGGGTGGTGATTCAGTCGGTGGAAGGATTTCTGGTCAGAACGAGAGCAGCAGCACTGACGAGAGCTCGGATTCTAACAAGTCGCGTTCAGGTAATCCAGTTATGAGGGGTTTAAAAAAGATCGGTTCAGTATTCAGACGGAGAGATTCTGACAAGATGAGCTCGCCTAGAGAATCCGAACACCCCTCCCAAGATAATTTCAACATCAGGGCATCTAACCTCAAGAAAGGGGGTGTCAAGTTGATAATAGACGACTCCCTCGTGTCCCCACCTTCCACGACTCCGAAAGGTGATGAGAAAGAGGTGCAGCATCCATCATCCAAAACTCCAAAAGGCGATGGTAGAGAGTTGCTTGAAGCAATCCTACCGGAGAGCCCCAGCCATAGGAACGGCAAGGACATGGCTAAGAGCATTTTAAAACACGCTGGAAGATCTGCTCGCGAGTTGAAGCACTCATTATctaggaaaataagaaagccGAAGGGCGATATGCCAGTAGAGTCGGATTCCGCAGATGATGAGTCACTTTCATCATCCGTAGATTCTGCAGTTACAGATGCTGGTTTGGCCATTTCAAGTTCAGCCGTTTCCCCTCCAACGCTGGCTTCAGATGACCACTCGTTGAAGTTGAAGGATGATGTTCAGATGGAAAACCTGCCCAATGGCAATTATTCCGAGACCGGTGATAGAGCAGTTCCGGCCGGCGACATGGTTTTGTAA
- the LOC121772545 gene encoding persulfide dioxygenase ETHE1 homolog, mitochondrial-like codes for MLSKVQFLKVSATFCAPTPPKRSSFHQIVTFRAKLGSRMGSASYTTSSKLLFRQLFEKESSTYTYLLADVSHPDKPALLVDPVDKTVDRDVSLVKELGLKLIYAINTHVHADHVTGTGLLKSKAPGVKSIISKASQAKADLFVEPGDKICFGDLFLEVRATPGHTQGCVTYVTGDGPDQPQPRMAFTGDALLIRGCGRTDFQGGSSDQLYDSVHSQIFTLPEDTFVYPAHDYKGFSASTVGEEMQYNPRLTKDKETFKNIMANLNLSYPKMIDRAVPANMVCGLQDVEAKVAS; via the exons ATGCTGTCCAAAGTCCAATTCTTGAAAGTATCAGCCACATTTTGTGCCCCCACACCTCCCAAGAGGTCTTCTTTCCACCAGATTGTTACGTTCAGGGCGAAGCTCGGATCGCGGATGGGGTCGGCTTCCTATACGACGTCGTCTAAGTTGCTTTTCCGGCAGCTCTTTGAGAAGGAGTCGTCCACCTACACCTACCTTCTCGCCGATGTTTCTCACCCGGATAAACCGGCTCTG TTGGTAGACCCTGTGGACAAGACCGTGGATAGGGATGTGTCTCTTGTGAAAGAGTTGGGTTTGAAGCTTATTTATGCAATCAACACTCATGTGCATGCAGATCATGTCACTGGCACTGGCTTGCTGAAG AGTAAGGCTCCAGGTGTAAAATCTATCATTTCAAAGGCAAGCCAAGCGAAAGCTGACCTTTTTGTTGAACCTGGTGACAAAATCTGTTTTGGTGATCTCTTTCTGGAG GTACGTGCAACCCCCGGTCATACACAAGGTTGCGTTACTTACGTCACAGGTGATGGGCCTGATCAGCCGcagccaagaatggcctttacCGGTGATGCTTTATTAATCCGTGGATGTGGCAGGACAGATTTTCAG GGTGGGAGTTCTGATCAGCTTTATGACTCTGTTCATTCTCAG ATCTTTACATTGCCTGAAGATACATTTGTGTATCCTGCTCATGACTACAAGGGATTCTCT GCGAGCACTGTCGGAGAGGAGATGCAGTATAATCCACGCCTCACGAAAGATAAG GAAACATTCAAAAACATAATGGCAA ATTTGAACTTGTCATATCCCAAAATGATAGACAGAGCCGTCCCTGCCAACATGGTCTGTGGTTTGCAAGATGTTGAAGCCAAAGTCGCCTCATAA
- the LOC121772093 gene encoding dihydroceramide fatty acyl 2-hydroxylase FAH1-like translates to MVAQGFTVDLNKPLVFQVGHLGEDYQEWIHQPIVCKESPRFFGNDIVEFLTKNKWWYIPVIWLPVVSWFLSRSIYMGRTILDVALLVALGIFTWTLMEYSLHRFLFHIETKSYLGNTLHYLLHGCHHKHPMDGLRLVFPPAATAVLLYPLWNLVKLLATPSTAPALFAGGLLGYVMYDVTHYYVHHGQPTSEYPKNLKKYHLNHHFRIQDKGYGITSSFWDKVFGTLPPSKVEGKSR, encoded by the exons ATGGTGGCACAGGGATTTACTGTTGACTTAAACAAACCCCTTGTTTTCCAG GTCGGCCATCTTGGTGAAGATTATCAGGAGTGGATTCACCAGCCAATTGTATGCAAAGAAAGCCCTCGGTTTTTTGGAAATGACATTGTGGAG TTTTTGACAAAGAATAAATGGTGGTACATTCCTGTTATTTGGCTCCCGGTTGTCAGTTGGTTTCTCTCAAGGTCCATTTATATGGGTCGTACAATTCTTGATGTGGCATTATTGGTAGCACTTGGCATTTTTACCTGGACATTGATGGAATATTCGCTACATCGATTCCTTTTCCACATTGAGACGAAGAGTTATTT GGGTAACACACTTCATTATCTTCTGCACGGCTGTCATCATAAGCACCCGATGGATGGTCTACGCCTCGTTTTCCCGCCTGCTGCCACTGCAGTTCTTTTATATCCA TTATGGAACTTAGTTAAATTGTTGGCTACTCCCTCCACTGCTCCTGCTTTATTTGCTGGTGGACTTCTGGGATACGTGATGTATGATGTTACTCATTACTACGTGCACCACGGGCAGCCCACCAGTGAATATCCAAAAAACCTCAAG AAATATCATCTAAACCACCACTTCCGCATCCAGGATAAGGGTTACGGCATTACTTCCTCATTCTGGGACAAGGTCTTTGGAACTCTACCCCCATCAAAAGTCGAAGGGAAGAGTAgataa